DNA from Solanum stenotomum isolate F172 chromosome 3, ASM1918654v1, whole genome shotgun sequence:
atctttttttaattttcttttaaataatttttttatcataattttttgttaaagaCATCTTGATCagtgattaattaattaccCTAGAGATAATCAAATCATATTAAcaaactaattttaatttcataataAGATTAAGGATACGGTGATACAAGTACGTACGGTAGGTTAATTATGATTTCAATACTTCTATTCAGTTAATTATTCTTATAATTAGATAAAAagattatttaaaagaaaattaaaaaaagatcttatgtaaaaaaaatatttaggaaGAGAATTTTTTTCCCAATATTTATGGATAAGATAATATGTTGCTAAAATAGTGagattataataatttttaatacttaatatataatgtatttattaattaaatcatgATTAGAGATTTACTTTGGAAAATTAAATCTTAACCATTTATTTTAACCTATGTCATGTGTCATTAATCCAAATAGGAACTTGGAGAAAATAGAAAGAAGAGAAATGGAGAGAAGCCGAATCCTTCAGAGGCACTTTGAGTTTTCTAGCATATTTATTACTCCATATAAAGGTACACATTCCTTATTTTTAGCCTAAAATTACTCTGCCTTGTACACATTCCTTATCAAGCTTTTACAAGTTCATCAATGGCTAAAACGATTCTAGCAATAAGAGGATTACACGAATTACACACAAAGAAAATGATCTCTTTTTCATAACTAATCTTGGTAAGAATAGAAATTTAATTAACATTAAGTGGGCAAAATGTTCAGAAAGTGAAGACAAATAAGTTGATTGGTGTACAAAATTTGAAACGCCAACAGAATTTGCaaagaattatttttagttacatTATAGATGTATTGGACAAATTTTCAGAAAGTGAAGAGAAATAAGTTTAAAGCTTAACGAGGGGTCATTCATGTCGCACGGATAATTCACCCTAGTTATTTATAAAATCCAGTCCACGTTCAATATTCGTAGACTATGTACACGTTAAAAGAAGCCAATATACAGATTGACTTTTTAACCATTAAGCAAGAGAACAGGATTAGCTAGCAAATCACAAGTACTGAAAGCAGTAGTTAACAATGAATTTTCTGTCTTTTTGTTGGTGTTAGACTTGTGTTCTGGGAAGAACAAATCCAAGCCTCCTCTCCTCAAAAGAATACTCAATCTCTACAGGAATCTCCTCAACTGTCTTGGAATAATTATAAGGAACAAGAGCATTATGAACCGGTGTTACAGCCGTCTGCATAGGGGCAGACACAGTTAAAGGAGTAGAAGGGACAGGAATTGTTGCCACTGCGAGAGGAGTTCTGTTCTCTTCTTCTGTAGTATAAAGTGTCTTCACTGGAGTAGAGAACGGAATTTGGCTACTTGGAAGCATCTTTTTCGCCATTTCATTATGATTATGCTTTCTATTCAGATCTTCCAAAATGTTAGTTGCATTGAACTTGGATGAATCAGTCGAAGAAATGGGGGAGAAAGGCTTCCGTGTCATAGTTTTCTCCATCTCGCAACCATTTACTGTATTGGACTGCTTTTTCAAAGGAAGTCCAGCAAGATCCAAACCTTTCCGCCCTACACGAAGAAGTATAGAAGAAGATTAGCTGCTGATATTTCCACCAAGTTGATCAAGGATTATATTAAGGAGATTAAAATTGTAAGAAATTACCTGCTGATAGAGCTGGCAATCCATCATCGTTAGAATAATTGAATTGATCTCTTTGATGAAAGAGATCAGATTTCTTTGTGTGATGTGTGTTTGGTGTAGCTTTGGTTGAATGGAATTCAGtctttggagtttgaggcattGTTCCTCCAATAGAAAGCTTCGGAGTTTGGAGCATTGTTCCTCCAACAGAAAGCCTTCTATTGGTTGCACCACTGCATGACATTCTACGACCCTTTTTGGCACTTTGGTTCTTCATAGGGCTGGGCTTTGAGCCATAGATAGCTTCATGTTCTGCCATTAATTGTCCCTGAAGTTTCTTCTGGTCCTGAGTTGAGATAAATATGAAGGTTTTAGAAGACTGACTCATCAATGATAAGCAAAGATTTTTATAGCTTCAACAAAAAGTCAATTGAGAGTTCAGTTCATACTCGTTGTCTTTTACGTTCTTCCTCCTTTTCTTGTCGTAAGATGTTATACTCTTCAAGCATAGCGAGAAGACGGATCTAGTAGAAAGTAAATCAAAAACTTGAGGGGAAAGCTCATGTGCCTGCACAACTTATACCAGAAAATTGAAATAGTTTAAAAAGACAAAAGTGTAGAGTACATACTCCATCATAAGTGAAATCAATTCCCCTCTCACTTTCCCATGCTTTTGTTTTTGATGCCAATGCTTCTACCATTGCTGTTCAATAACATTAATAAGTTCAGACATTAGTATCAGGCAATATTCGTTGTTCAACAATTGATAACTTTGTCTTTCTCAACACTGAAATTTCATTATTACCCAAACAACAGGATATATAACAAGCTGTCAAGAGGTAACAATTATAACCGCTAAAACGAATGATATCATAATGCCTAATCCTAAGCCCTTAAGCAGAGGACCTTCCACTTCAATTGGTATTTTTTCACGAAAAGCAGACATGAGATAAGAAATCCAATTGCTTGAATCTCGAGACGTTCTTCGAACCAATcatataacattattttttccCTCAACACTGAAATCACCAGATTTATGAGACAATAATAACTTCAGATAAAAAATAAGGCTCTCCAGACAAATGGGACAAACAATCAAGAAGTAACTTATACCTGGAAGCTTATTAACTAAAGTACGAGCTTTCTCAGCACGCTTTAGAGTAAGGTGGGCACCTCGTCCAGCATTGTATCGATTTTCATCCTGTGCAGGAGTTAAAGGAGATAATTAAGTAACTATGAGTATACTTATAAAGTACATAACAGTGCAAGTCAAAAGCAAACCAACCCTGTTGTATTCTTCAAGCCAACACTCCTCCTCACATGCAGCTATCCATTTCTCCACCTTGTCTAATATTTCTTTCCTGCTGAAAGCTTCTTCTTTAACTTGTGCTATTTGGAGTTCAATTTTCTCGAGGATAGAAGCAGCATCAACAGCTCCTTCGAGAGAGCGAAAAGGCAAGAGATCTCGACATTAATCACATAAAAAGGCCATAGGCTTAAACTAGAACTGTCTTCTTGGCTACAAGATAAATACCAGATTCAATAGCTTCAATAGCAACATCCATTGCATTATctgaatcagcaaccatgtgtgTTTTTCTGCAGATCTCTTCTAGTTCTGttcttttctttaaaacaaGCTCTTTCATTTTGCTTGCTTTCAACTCTTCCAAGCGGGACAATTCTCCCTCAACCTTGATAGCAAAATATTAAGTATCAGTTCCCATAGTTCACTCTCAATAGACAAAGGAATAGTCGTGTAGTGGATGACACCAAAACAATTCATCTAATCTACAATTACTTACATAGTTAATGAATTCCACTGACAGGATATTTGGCTCTGTTATCTCATGTTCTGAGGCAGCTATCTTGCAAGTAACATTCTGAAAAGTCTGTTGCTCTTCAATGGGGGTGTCCATCAAATTCCATAGTTCCAACATGGAAGATGCAAGCTCTTGCAGCTGCAGCAATAAGAAAGTCAACAATGTTTATTAAGTGAACAAGGAAAAAAAGCATCAGTGACTTCAGAACAATTTAATCATTCACATACCCGTTTCATCCTGAGTAACTTAACCTCTCGTAGTCTTCCTATTGCAGCAGCTAAATGTTGGATTGTATCATTACTTATATTCTTGGTTCCTTCAGATTCCCCTAGACTCGGATGAACCTCATTGACGGAATGTTTGAAATCCATACCAAGAACCAAGCATAGTGAGTTCAAAGTACTTAGGTGGTCCAAAACTTGTTTCAAGCGTTCACTCTGCCGCAAAAGGATAGTAAAAATCAGTCAAATTAGTTGTTATTTCATTTGCTTGGGGTGTAGGGGGATTTGGAACAACTGAATAGGGTGCAGCAGAAAACTGACCTTCTCCTTTTGAAGTGCCTGCAGTTCAGCATGTAATTCTTCTAGCTTTCTTAAAGATAAATCACTTTCATCAACTACCACAGCAGTAGAAGTACAACCAGTGGGCTTAAAAATTTCATCCCTTATCTTCTGTAACTGCTTTGTAACTTCAATGAATTGATTCTTTCTATCAGATTTCCTATTGCGCATCTCTTCCAATTCTGGAAGAATGGTTCTAAGTTCTGCCTTCAGACCTCCAAGGCTTTGATCAGACTGAACACGACATTCATAGTAAAATTGATTACTATCTTATGAAACTAAAATTAACATGTAAATCCAATTTGAAATCATACAATTACAGCTATTGTCTAGAATTATCATCTCGGAGATTCGCTAAAGAATAACATCATGTATGTCATTTCTTTCTACAAATCCCTGAAAAGATAACTTGTAAGGCTATTTGGTTACGTTTTCCTGACCTGTCTAATATGCACTGGTCGCTCCCCCATCGCAGAACAGATAGCTGCAAGCTCTGCTTCAGCATCAGCAATTGCCTGCCTTAATTGAGCTCTACTCTTATTTGCTTGATCCACTTTTCTTCTATATACTTCTAAACATTCTCGTTCAAGCTCATACAGCATTTTGTCCCTTTCAGTATCAGATTCCCCAACTTCATCCCatataatctttaaaaaaaaggagagaaaaaggAAACATGTTTGAACAGTAAGATTAGTATCAAGAACTGATGAATTTCGAACATGTCAGTAGTAGCTAATTCATGAAAATTACCTGCAATTCATATAGCAATGTTCCACATGTAGTTTCCATTTGCTGAATTGGATCACCTTGAGCAGCTGTCATCTTAAAAGATGTTGGATCTGTTAACAAAAAACAATCTTTATAAGATCAGTGTAGCATAAAACAAACACCATGAGCGCAATCTATTGAACACAAACACTAATCTCATTAATTGAAGTGAAACTTAAACACTTAAATAACTCATTCCGACTACTTCTACTGACCAAATCCAGAAAACACATCCAATTCTCCACTcgagaatttcaaaaataataaaccctaaatcacaTGCTAAAACCAAATCAGGGATTGGTAAAATAGAGATCGAATGGATTTACTTTCATCGGTTCGATCATTcaggaagaaaaagaacaaaaatccaTGATTTACGCATCGATTTACATACTTTTTCTACAAATTTACACATCATAGAAGCAGAAAATTTGTTGGAAAGTACCTGAATCAACAGTTATGTTGCAATTTGGAAATCGGAAGCTGAGATGTTTTTGTTCTGGAAGCTGACTGATGGAAAGATGttcaaaattattgattcaaatGTAGCtaagatagagagagagagaaatgggAAGGAAAGTAGCcgttaaaatatgaaaaattcgACCGTTGAAGATGAGCGGATCTGTAGTATAATAAGAGTCATATATTCTGCAAAAGGTTCAGTAACGTTCGACCGTTTCGTCCCTTGACTTTCTAATGTTTCAATTTAGTCCATAATCTTGTGAAAAATGGAAATACAGTCCTCGAGTTTGAGTTAAATACAGTGGCAATACTatttgaatcaataattttatcttgttatttttttctttcgttTACTACAactgggtgcacctctctaagtggTTATTGGTGTCACATCTGACATTCTAATTAAGTATTTTTTGTGGATGATGTATAGCCATTGAGCTTAACTTATCTCAACATTTCAATGGTAAAAACTTAAATGTTGAACTGGTCcaatatatatcttaaactTATCTCTTCATAATATTATATCTAACTTCTCGAAATTTTGAACACATGTCTGTTATGAATGATAAAAATTTAGAAACAATAGGACTTAATCAAAGGGAAAgagtatttttctcttctttatttaatttgtttagaattcaaatgaattagaggagggaaagaaaatgaatttatcCATCATGAAAATTTAAACCTCAGGAAAAAGGTAAATTTTTGTGTGGTCCATAGGAGAGAATGATTTTTCTACTTTAAAGAAACAgcaaaaacaaaagtaaattgTAAAAGAAACAGTAGAATTTTGTACATAGccaaaaaaagtaaagaaacaGCAAATGACTTTctgtttaatttcttttcagataattttataaaaatgataactaAAAAGTAACATTCATCGTaagttaaatttattaataatttaatgacCTTAAATCCATCTCTATATGTAGAATTAACCTCAAACTTGGTTGGCGCTGATATTAGACAATTCTTGTGACACATGAGAGCACATAATAAGTTTAGgcaacaaaaagtaaaaaaggaaatattagAGAAAGGAGCAGAAAAGAAGTATTAAAGGGAACCAATTCTTATTTCTCTAAGTAAATAACTTATTCAATAAAATACTTTCCcccatttaagaaaatgaaaactATAGCAGATAATATTAGATCAATGCAAAAGAATATgtacataaaatatctaatttgaTGAAGGTTGACAAAGAGATTATGAATTCACATGCATCACAAATTTCTGACATGTTAAATAGACAAAATCAAAGAGTTGTCTAGTTCAAAAGCTATTTATCTTTCTTTGAAAATGATATGCAAGTCTCAAAcgaaaattttatatatttctttagtcAAGAAATATGAAGGTTTTGTCAAATAAACTTAACATATAAAAAGTCTATGAAGCTGATAGCATTGTATGtcaaataaatttgtttttttttgtcataCAAAGTTGACATATGCTCATGTTGCAGGTCCCAAGTTTCTTTACTGTCAATGAATTCTTTAGActcacaaaacaaaaacaaaaaattgaaatgaatagGGAATTTTGTTTATTGTAAAACTTAAAGTTGTATCACACATCTGACTAAAGTTAAATATTAAGAACTTACTATTAATAAGGAATAGCACATAACTTGTAACctcgattaatttgaattatcaTCAAAAAGTGAAGGACGACTTATCAAAATTCATACAAGAAAGTC
Protein-coding regions in this window:
- the LOC125860684 gene encoding 65-kDa microtubule-associated protein 3-like, with protein sequence MTAAQGDPIQQMETTCGTLLYELQIIWDEVGESDTERDKMLYELERECLEVYRRKVDQANKSRAQLRQAIADAEAELAAICSAMGERPVHIRQSDQSLGGLKAELRTILPELEEMRNRKSDRKNQFIEVTKQLQKIRDEIFKPTGCTSTAVVVDESDLSLRKLEELHAELQALQKEKSERLKQVLDHLSTLNSLCLVLGMDFKHSVNEVHPSLGESEGTKNISNDTIQHLAAAIGRLREVKLLRMKRLQELASSMLELWNLMDTPIEEQQTFQNVTCKIAASEHEITEPNILSVEFINYVEGELSRLEELKASKMKELVLKKRTELEEICRKTHMVADSDNAMDVAIEAIESGAVDAASILEKIELQIAQVKEEAFSRKEILDKVEKWIAACEEECWLEEYNRDENRYNAGRGAHLTLKRAEKARTLVNKLPAMVEALASKTKAWESERGIDFTYDGIRLLAMLEEYNILRQEKEEERKRQRDQKKLQGQLMAEHEAIYGSKPSPMKNQSAKKGRRMSCSGATNRRLSVGGTMLQTPKLSIGGTMPQTPKTEFHSTKATPNTHHTKKSDLFHQRDQFNYSNDDGLPALSAGRKGLDLAGLPLKKQSNTVNGCEMEKTMTRKPFSPISSTDSSKFNATNILEDLNRKHNHNEMAKKMLPSSQIPFSTPVKTLYTTEEENRTPLAVATIPVPSTPLTVSAPMQTAVTPVHNALVPYNYSKTVEEIPVEIEYSFEERRLGFVLPRTQV